The Arachis duranensis cultivar V14167 chromosome 2, aradu.V14167.gnm2.J7QH, whole genome shotgun sequence genome has a window encoding:
- the LOC107475870 gene encoding protein FANTASTIC FOUR 2-like, which produces MKMSKEDSSEEGGKCTWSFIESLSNNSHCGNKDEDSVYVLPKSKCSSSSMLSAKSLEMCTENLGCESGSKSKGDEMSLFSLENNSNGFMENSNTSVELDTNCFEPNKRLNNNKKCGNTFPPPLTSITDFGGLHVRPRRENGRLILEAVTTPSQPYFRAERSEGRLRLSLFESVESNCGDDDGVEEEVEEEVETLNNEACVDEEELEKCVGCVEVVDDEIGIPTKFRTPTRCKASGRNRDIFSDAYFEFPTFSLCL; this is translated from the coding sequence ATGAAAATGTCCAAAGAAGATTCCTCTGAAGAAGGTGGGAAATGCACATGGAGTTTCATTGAATCCCTCTCCAACAATTCTCATTGTGGCAACAAAGATGAAGATAGTGTTTATGTTCTCCCAAAATCTAAGTGTTCTTCTTCATCAATGCTAAGTGCTAAGAGCTTGGAAATGTGCACTGAAAACTTAGGATGTGAAAGTGGAAGTAAAAGCAAAGGTGATGAAATGTCATTGTTTTCATTGGAAAATAATAGCAACGGTTTCATGGAAAATAGCAACACTTCGGTGGAACTTGACACAAATTGTTTTGAGCCTAATAAAAGGTTGAATAATAACAAGAAATGTGGCAACACTTTTCCTCCTCCATTGACATCAATAACTGATTTTGGAGGGTTGCACGTCCGCCCTCGTCGCGAAAATGGTAGGCTGattttggaggcagtaacaactCCTTCTCAGCCGTATTTTCGCGCCGAGCGCAGCGAGGGAAGGCTTAGGTTGAGTCTTTTTGAGAGTGTTGAATCAAATTGTGGTGATGATGAtggagttgaagaagaagtagaagaagaagttgaAACACTTAACAATGAAGCATGTGTTGATGAAGAAGAGTTGGAAAAGTGTGTTGGATGTGTTGAGGTTGTTGATGATGAAATTGGGATTCCAACAAAGTTTAGGACTCCAACAAGGTGCAAGGCAAGTGGCAGGAATAGAGACATTTTTAGTGATGCCTACTTTGAGTTCCCCACTTTTTCTTTGTGTCTTTGA
- the LOC107475871 gene encoding peroxisomal membrane protein 11C: MSTLDATRAELALLILYLNKAEARDKICRAIQYGAKFVSAGQPGPAQNVDKTTSLARKVFRLLKFVNGLHSLISPTPKEAPIHLTLLGKSKDALVAMFLFLDQFVWLGRTGIYENKERTELIARLSMYCWLGSTVCTSLVELGELGRLSESMKKLEAELKNKNKYENEQYRAKLKKSNERTVALVKAGLDTLVAIGLLQLAPNKITPRVTGAFGFITSLITCYQLLPAPVKPKST, translated from the exons ATGAGTACCTTGGATGCAACTAGGGCAGAACTGGCTCTgttaattttgtatttgaacAAGGCTGAAGCGAGGGACAAGATATGCAGGGCTATACAATATGGTGCCAAGTTTGTGAGTGCTGGACAACCTGGTCCTGCCCAGAATGTAGACAAAACAACTAGCTTGGCACGGAAAGTTTTCCGTCTACTAAAG TTTGTCAATGGCCTGCATTCTCTGATCAGTCCCACCCCAAAGGAGGCTCCTATCCACCTAACTCTGTTAGGAAAG tcCAAGGATGCGTTAGTTGCGATGTTCTTGTTTCTTGATCAATTCGTTTGGCTTGGCAGAACAGGCATTTACGAG AATAAAGAACGCACGGAACTAATTGCCCGGCTATCCATGTACTGTTGGCTTGGTTCCACGGTATGCACCAGCTTGGTCGAG CTTGGGGAGCTTGGAAGACTTTCCGAATCAATGAAGAAGTTAGAGGCAGAACTCAAgaacaagaataaatatgaa AATGAGCAATACCGTGCTAAACTTAAAAAGTCAAATGAGAGGACTGTAGCACTTGTCAAAGCAGGCTTGGATACTCTGGTAGCAATTGGATTGCTCCAATTGGCACCAAACAAAATCACTCCAAGAGTCACCGGAGCCTTTGGATTTATTACATCTCTAATAACTTGCTATCAG TTGCTTCCTGCCCCAGTGAAGCCCAAATCAACATGA
- the LOC107475789 gene encoding LOW QUALITY PROTEIN: serine/arginine-rich splicing factor RS41-like (The sequence of the model RefSeq protein was modified relative to this genomic sequence to represent the inferred CDS: deleted 1 base in 1 codon): MRPVFCGNLDFDARQSDVERLFKRYGKVERVDMKSGFAFIYMEDERDAEYAIRRLDRTEFGRKGRRIRVEWTKQERDSRRSGDSRKSSSNSRPSKTLFIINFDPVHTRTRDLERHFDPYGKISNIRIRRNFAFIQYETQEDATRALEATNLSKFMDRVITVEYAIKDDDDRRNGYSPDRRAMTPLMGDMAGADPRVHIAEVGVAQIMVMDRIQLPDQNQEEAQSMNEVKAQSMADMTAGLLLHEKGLLLHVKGRLPHVKGRDPEE; encoded by the exons ATGAGACCCGTGTTTTGCGGAAACCTGGACTTCGACGCGCGTCAATCTGATGTTGAGAGGCTCTTCAAAAGATACGGGAAGGTTGAAAGAGTGGACATGAAATCTG GGTTTGCTTTTATCTACATGGAAGATGAAAGGGATGCTGAGTATGCAATCAGAAGACTTGATAGAACCGAATTTGGAAGAAAGGGGCGCCGTATACGTGTTGAGTGGACAAAG CAAGAACGGGACAGCAGAAGGTCAGGTGATTCAAGAAAATCCTCAAGTAATTCAAGACCATCGAAGACTTTGTTTATCATAAATTTTGATCCAGTTCACACCAGGACAAGGGATCTGGAGAGACACTTTGATCCCTATGggaaaatatcaaatataaggATCAGGAGGAATTTTGCTTTTATACAATATGAAACTCAGGAGGATGCTACAAGAGCTTTGGAAGCAACAAACTTGAG CAAATTTATGGATCGTGTTATCACAGTGGAGTATGCTATTAAAGATGATGACGACAGGAGGAATGGATACAGTCCTGATAGAAGA GCAATGACTCCCCTGATGGGAGATATGGCCGGGGCAGATCCCCGAGTCCATATCGCAGAGGTAGGGGTAGCCCAGATTATGGTCATGGATCGAATCCAGCTTCCAGACCAGAACCAAGAGGAAGCCCAAAGTATGAACGAGGTGAAAGCCCAGTCAATGGCAGATATGACAG CCGGTCTCCTCCTCCACGAGAAAGGTCTCCTCCTCCACGTGAAAGGTCGTCTCCCCCACGTGAAAGGTCGCGATCCTGAGGAGTAA
- the LOC107475872 gene encoding ethylene-responsive transcription factor RAP2-12-like codes for MAGDEAIKHASTTTTTTTPMSKSNKSTMKRFIGVRQRPSGRWVAEIKDSSQHVRLWLGTYDTPEEAARAYDEAARVLRGENARTNFALFGSDTNGSSSKLLPESDGKSRLSFPSLKAKLSKNLQNIIARTSDNNNNSMKSSSAKSRVSDHFTFASIFKRRNCYQQYPHQMPSPIDMKNIDKVVQPSIIVPPLENDHNHNNNHNGSSSSWENSSVSDCSSCDWFGSDFGDFSVGDQGYLDQLLGWVESSNLCSNGVGDFDDESSRSKRFKVSSTVLVPPTFTSSSYDYCGSPYDYYNYNTNNGCGSPCSGYASPYNGRK; via the coding sequence ATGGCAGGGGATGAAGCTATTAAACATGCTTctacaaccaccaccaccactactcCTAtgtcaaaatcaaacaaatcaaccATGAAAAGGTTCATTGGTGTGAGGCAGAGGCCTTCAGGAAGATGGGTGGCTGAGATCAAAGACTCATCACAACATGTGAGATTATGGCTTGGGACCTATGACACACCAGAGGAGGCTGCAAGGGCCTATGACGAAGCGGCACGTGTCCTACGAGGCGAAAATGCAAGAACAAACTTTGCATTATTTGGTTCTGATACCAATGGAAGTTCCAGTAAATTGTTACCTGAGTCTGACGGAAAAAGCAGACTGAGTTTCCCTTCATTAAAAGCGAAACTCAGTAAGAATCTTCAAAACATTATAGCAAGAACAAgcgataataacaataacagtaTGAAATCTTCGTCGGCAAAGAGTAGGGTGAGTGATCATTTCACTTTTGCTAGCATATTCAAAAGAAGAAATTGTTACCAACAATACCCTCATCAAATGCCTAGTCCAATTGATATGAAGAACATTGATAAAGTTGTGCAACCTAGTATCATTGTTCCCCCTTTGGAAAATGATCATAACCACAACAATAATCATaatggttcttcatcatcatggGAAAATTCTAGTGTTTCTGATTGTAGCAGCTGTGATTGGTTCGGATCAGATTTTGGAGATTTCAGTGTTGGTGATCAAGGGTATTTGGATCAATTGTTGGGGTGGGTTGAAAGTTCAAATCTTTGTTCAAATGGGGTTGGTGATTTTGATGATGAGAGTTCAAGGAGTAAGAGGTTTAAGGTGTCTTCTACAGTGCTTGTTCCTCCAACTTTCACATCTTCATCATATGATTATTGTGGTTCACCTTatgattattataattataatactaATAATGGATGTGGCTCTCCATGTAGTGGTTATGCCTCTCCATATAATGGTAGGAAGTAA